A stretch of Pseudoclavibacter chungangensis DNA encodes these proteins:
- a CDS encoding MFS transporter, with the protein MSSSHGSTPDLRRQPKAVWAVAFACVISFMGIGLVDPILPSMSEQLGASPSQISLLFTSYLVVTAVAMLGVGWVSSRIGSKWTLALGLAIIVVFAALAGSAGSVDGIVLFRGGWGLGNALFIATSLAVIVASASGGFSGAIILYEAALGIGIAAGPLLGGLLGHLSWRGPFFGVAVLMGIALVATLLFVPRTPAPVEKVSLAAPLRALGHRGLLTMGIVALLYNWGFFTMLGYAPYPMHLDALRLGLVFTGWGLLVALFAVVVAPRLQRRFGTVPVLYANLACLAVVMAAIAIGVDTSAVVITAVIASGACIGVNNTFMTQAVMLVSPVERSVASSAYGFVRFIGGGLAPWIAGVIADASGPAIAFVVGAAAFVIAIPVLASGHRLLAAAEDREADVEPAATGAEAGHGALELVGAAVAPVRPVVVAIDGSAAAASVVDAASSIARRDGAPLEIVHVRETDVVEELAISPETRDEARVVVEAQLARIDGTDVTASGVVLESVGDHAAAGRSLALHAADVEARCVVVGRSTGGALARIVDGSLTTALADAGAGQLVVVGPSNDSAVA; encoded by the coding sequence GTGAGCAGTTCGCACGGCAGTACCCCCGACCTGCGTCGACAGCCGAAGGCCGTGTGGGCCGTCGCGTTCGCGTGCGTCATCTCCTTCATGGGGATCGGCCTCGTCGATCCGATCCTGCCGTCGATGTCCGAACAGCTCGGGGCGTCGCCCTCGCAGATCTCGCTGCTGTTCACGAGCTACCTCGTCGTCACGGCCGTCGCGATGCTCGGTGTCGGCTGGGTCTCGAGCCGCATCGGCTCGAAGTGGACGCTCGCGCTCGGCCTCGCGATCATCGTCGTGTTCGCGGCGCTCGCCGGCTCGGCGGGATCCGTCGACGGGATCGTGCTCTTCCGTGGCGGCTGGGGGCTCGGGAACGCCCTGTTCATCGCGACGAGCCTCGCGGTCATCGTCGCCTCGGCGAGCGGCGGCTTCTCGGGCGCGATCATCCTCTACGAGGCCGCGCTCGGGATCGGCATCGCGGCCGGCCCGCTGCTCGGCGGACTGCTCGGTCACCTCAGCTGGCGTGGTCCGTTCTTCGGCGTCGCCGTGCTCATGGGCATCGCGCTCGTCGCGACGCTCCTGTTCGTCCCGCGCACCCCGGCCCCGGTCGAGAAGGTGTCGCTCGCGGCACCGCTGCGCGCGCTCGGCCACCGCGGCCTCCTCACGATGGGGATCGTCGCGCTGCTCTACAACTGGGGCTTCTTCACGATGCTCGGCTACGCGCCGTACCCCATGCACCTCGATGCGCTCCGGCTCGGCCTCGTGTTCACCGGCTGGGGCCTGCTCGTCGCGCTCTTCGCGGTCGTCGTCGCGCCGCGCCTCCAGCGTCGCTTCGGCACCGTGCCCGTGCTCTACGCGAACCTCGCGTGCCTCGCGGTCGTCATGGCGGCCATCGCGATCGGCGTCGACACCTCCGCCGTCGTCATCACGGCCGTCATCGCGTCCGGGGCGTGCATCGGCGTCAACAACACGTTCATGACGCAGGCCGTCATGCTCGTCTCGCCCGTCGAGCGTTCCGTCGCCTCCTCGGCCTACGGGTTCGTCCGGTTCATCGGCGGCGGGCTCGCGCCGTGGATCGCCGGGGTCATCGCCGATGCGTCGGGGCCCGCGATCGCGTTCGTCGTCGGTGCCGCCGCGTTCGTGATCGCCATCCCGGTGCTTGCCTCGGGACATCGGCTCCTCGCCGCTGCGGAGGACCGTGAGGCCGATGTCGAACCCGCGGCGACGGGCGCCGAGGCGGGGCACGGTGCGCTCGAACTCGTCGGCGCCGCCGTCGCACCCGTCCGCCCCGTCGTCGTCGCGATCGACGGGAGTGCGGCGGCCGCGTCGGTCGTCGACGCGGCGTCGTCGATCGCGCGCCGCGACGGGGCGCCGCTCGAGATCGTGCACGTGCGGGAGACCGATGTCGTCGAGGAGCTCGCGATCAGCCCCGAGACGCGCGACGAGGCACGCGTCGTCGTCGAGGCGCAGCTCGCGAGGATCGACGGGACGGACGTGACCGCGAGCGGTGTCGTGCTCGAGAGCGTCGGCGACCACGCGGCAGCGGGCCGGTCGCTCGCGCTGCACGCGGCCGACGTCGAGGCGCGCTGCGTCGTCGTGGGGCGATCGACGGGCGGTGCGCTCGCGCGAATCGTCGACGGCAGTCTCACGACCGCGCTCGCGGACGCCGGGGCGGGGCAGCTCGTCGTCGTCGGGCCGTCGAACGACTCCGCGGTGGCGTGA
- a CDS encoding MarR family winged helix-turn-helix transcriptional regulator codes for MKRVTRDEVERLSWVLERLVRRLRAEAAASGLSPSIVSMLTALDHEGPTRVTPLARRLGISQPAATQLVTRLVDDGLAERRTTEADRRAVEVALTDAGRDTIAARRAGRATTLATLLDALGDDDRVAVLQALGPLERLAAAAEANDGVEVVGAG; via the coding sequence ATGAAACGCGTGACACGTGACGAGGTCGAGCGCCTCTCGTGGGTGCTCGAGCGGCTCGTGCGTCGGCTCCGTGCCGAGGCCGCCGCGAGCGGTCTCTCGCCGTCCATCGTCTCGATGCTCACGGCGCTGGACCACGAGGGGCCGACGCGGGTGACCCCGCTCGCACGTCGTCTCGGCATCTCGCAGCCCGCCGCGACGCAGCTCGTGACCCGGCTCGTCGACGACGGCCTCGCCGAGCGACGGACGACCGAGGCGGATCGCCGTGCGGTCGAGGTCGCGCTCACGGACGCCGGGCGCGACACGATCGCGGCGCGTCGTGCCGGCCGTGCGACGACCCTCGCGACCCTCCTCGACGCGCTCGGCGATGACGATCGTGTCGCCGTCCTCCAGGCGCTCGGGCCGCTCGAACGGCTCGCTGCGGCCGCGGAGGCGAACGACGGCGTCGAGGTCGTCGGCGCGGGCTGA
- a CDS encoding branched-chain amino acid aminotransferase, whose amino-acid sequence MTTATTAPLTFATTRNPAPASAETREAVLADPGFGKHFTDHMVTIDWSIDEGWHDARVEPYGPLQLDPASAVLHYGQEVFEGLKAYRHADGSVHTFRPERNAARLRNSAHRLALPELSDEDFVNAIRELVTIDEAWVPAAGEGKALYLRPFMIAYENFLGVRSAHTARFMIIACPAGSYFSDPTKPVDIWLSEEYSRAGRGGTGAAKCGGNYAASLLPTNEAYANGCEQVLFLDAAEEKYLEELGGMNIVLVGADGTVSTPLSDSILPGITRDSVLELVEAAGHRVERRRISIDEWREGVASGEIVEAFACGTAAVITPIGMLKSPHFTIENPRVDADSLSMRIRAKLTGIQNGEVADERGWLTRLV is encoded by the coding sequence ATGACCACCGCAACGACCGCCCCGCTCACCTTCGCGACGACGCGCAATCCTGCGCCCGCGAGCGCCGAGACGCGAGAGGCGGTGCTCGCCGACCCCGGGTTCGGCAAGCACTTCACCGACCACATGGTCACGATCGACTGGTCGATCGACGAGGGGTGGCACGACGCGCGCGTCGAACCGTACGGCCCGCTGCAGCTCGATCCCGCCTCGGCGGTCCTGCACTACGGCCAGGAGGTCTTCGAGGGGCTCAAGGCCTACCGTCACGCGGACGGATCGGTGCACACGTTCCGTCCGGAGCGCAACGCCGCCCGCCTGCGCAACTCGGCCCACAGGCTCGCGCTGCCGGAGCTCTCGGACGAGGACTTCGTCAACGCGATCCGCGAGCTCGTCACGATCGACGAGGCGTGGGTGCCGGCCGCGGGCGAGGGCAAGGCGCTCTACCTCCGGCCGTTCATGATCGCGTACGAGAACTTCCTCGGTGTCCGCTCGGCCCACACGGCGCGCTTCATGATCATCGCGTGCCCCGCGGGGTCCTACTTCTCCGACCCGACGAAGCCCGTCGACATCTGGCTGAGCGAGGAGTACTCGCGCGCCGGTCGCGGCGGGACGGGAGCCGCGAAGTGCGGCGGCAACTACGCGGCGTCGCTCCTGCCGACGAACGAGGCGTACGCGAACGGCTGCGAGCAGGTGCTCTTCCTCGACGCGGCGGAGGAGAAGTACCTCGAGGAGCTCGGCGGCATGAACATCGTGCTCGTCGGTGCCGACGGGACCGTCTCGACGCCGCTCAGCGATTCGATCCTGCCGGGCATCACGCGCGACAGCGTGCTGGAGCTCGTGGAGGCGGCGGGGCACCGGGTCGAGCGTCGCCGCATCTCGATCGACGAGTGGCGCGAGGGTGTTGCCTCGGGCGAGATCGTCGAGGCGTTCGCGTGCGGCACGGCGGCGGTCATCACGCCGATCGGCATGCTCAAGTCGCCGCACTTCACGATCGAGAACCCGCGCGTCGACGCCGATTCGCTCAGCATGCGCATCCGCGCGAAGCTCACGGGCATCCAGAACGGCGAGGTCGCCGACGAGCGCGGCTGGCTCACGCGCCTCGTCTGA
- a CDS encoding 3-isopropylmalate dehydrogenase — protein sequence MTDRLDLAIIAGDGIGPEVIGEAVQVLEAALPDGVELVTTEYPFGAGHYLETGEVLDDSSLEALAKHDAILLGAVGGDPADERLKGGIIERGLLLKLRFAFDHFVNLRPSAIVPGVSSPLADPGEVDFIVVREGTEGPYVGNGGVVRAGTPAEIANELSVNTAFGVERVVRDAFTRAAARPRKHLTLVHKKNVLVNAGVLWQRVVDEVATEFPEVTTDYLHVDAATIFFVTDPARFDVIVTDNLFGDILTDLAAAIAGGIGLAASGNINPTGAYPSMFEPVHGSAPDIAGQAKADPTAAVLSVALLLEHVGHPEAAARVVAAVREDLAARGTTPRSTGEVGAAIRERL from the coding sequence GTGACCGATCGCCTCGACCTCGCCATCATCGCCGGAGACGGCATCGGCCCAGAAGTGATCGGTGAGGCGGTGCAGGTGCTCGAGGCCGCGCTCCCCGACGGGGTGGAGCTCGTGACGACCGAGTACCCGTTCGGTGCCGGCCACTACCTCGAGACGGGTGAGGTGCTCGACGACTCGAGCCTCGAGGCGCTCGCGAAGCACGACGCGATCCTGCTCGGCGCGGTCGGTGGCGACCCCGCCGACGAGCGCCTGAAGGGCGGCATCATCGAGCGCGGGCTGCTGCTCAAGCTGCGCTTCGCGTTCGATCACTTCGTGAACCTGCGTCCCTCCGCGATCGTGCCCGGGGTCTCGAGCCCGCTCGCCGATCCGGGCGAGGTCGACTTCATCGTCGTGCGGGAGGGCACCGAGGGGCCCTATGTCGGCAACGGCGGCGTCGTCCGCGCCGGCACGCCCGCGGAGATCGCGAACGAGCTGTCGGTCAACACGGCGTTCGGGGTCGAGCGCGTCGTGCGCGACGCGTTCACGCGCGCCGCGGCGCGTCCGCGCAAGCACCTCACGCTCGTGCACAAGAAGAACGTGCTCGTCAACGCGGGGGTGCTGTGGCAGCGCGTCGTGGACGAGGTCGCGACGGAGTTCCCGGAGGTCACGACCGACTACCTGCACGTCGATGCCGCGACGATCTTCTTCGTGACGGACCCCGCGCGATTCGACGTCATCGTGACTGATAACCTGTTCGGAGACATCCTCACCGATCTTGCCGCCGCCATCGCCGGGGGCATCGGGCTGGCCGCCTCCGGGAACATCAATCCCACCGGCGCGTACCCCAGCATGTTCGAACCGGTCCACGGCTCGGCGCCCGACATCGCGGGCCAGGCCAAGGCCGATCCAACCGCGGCCGTGTTGTCCGTCGCGCTCCTGCTCGAGCACGTCGGCCACCCCGAGGCCGCCGCCCGAGTCGTGGCGGCCGTCCGCGAGGACCTCGCAGCGCGAGGCACGACCCCCCGTTCGACGGGCGAGGTCGGTGCCGCGATCCGCGAGCGGCTCTGA
- a CDS encoding YbjQ family protein gives MIVVTTNEVPGHDIVDVFGEVMGLTVRARDMGANWTAGWRSMGGGEIPEFTRLLAEARMQVMGRMVDDALGLGANAVVAMRFDSSEIGNAWTEVCAYGTAVRITRPDGRPVAVQAARAFPGSAYTGGVPPQGPLPAYAPVPPQGGIPQYGSQPGVPPVPGGYQPGQALPPNG, from the coding sequence GTGATCGTCGTCACCACCAACGAAGTCCCGGGCCACGACATCGTCGACGTGTTCGGCGAGGTCATGGGCCTCACGGTCCGCGCCCGCGACATGGGCGCGAACTGGACCGCGGGTTGGCGCTCGATGGGTGGCGGTGAGATCCCGGAGTTCACGCGCCTGCTCGCCGAGGCGCGCATGCAGGTCATGGGCCGCATGGTCGACGACGCGCTCGGTCTCGGCGCGAATGCCGTCGTCGCGATGCGCTTCGACTCGTCGGAGATCGGCAACGCCTGGACGGAGGTGTGCGCGTACGGGACCGCCGTTCGCATCACCCGACCCGACGGCCGCCCCGTCGCCGTGCAGGCCGCTCGCGCGTTCCCCGGTTCGGCCTACACCGGAGGCGTCCCCCCGCAGGGACCGCTCCCCGCGTACGCACCCGTTCCACCGCAGGGCGGCATCCCGCAGTACGGCTCGCAGCCCGGGGTGCCGCCGGTCCCGGGCGGTTACCAGCCCGGGCAGGCCCTGCCACCGAACGGCTGA
- a CDS encoding VWA domain-containing protein produces the protein MTTRSIVRRALNAAVATFIAGAGVLAFAGVAQAAPAAVAPVPAGVGGDTCPSQVLDVAILIDTTGSMSGAISAAQRTAIEAAQKIVDAGGKVALVEYRDRGDDPEVRTATDFTSDPAVFQAATNTLTANGGGDTPEASLHAINRALSDLKWSTGSARSIILITDAPYHDPDEINSAETTATTVAALKAANTQLFPILTYAGLRSDYETLVNGAGGSITTLEGAGASVDEIIKQVIDDVVSRPWVRFVPETFSAGAGESVALPTESGADCKPLEVASWSWEFVDGGPETTDTDTGTASANYATPGTYTVRVTLTTVDGQTATTTTTVTITAPVTPTPTNTPTETPTETPTPTASTSIPPTTPAAAPSPSATSPALANTGADGEGALIAAGIAGAALIAGAVLLLARRRSA, from the coding sequence ATGACCACTCGTTCCATCGTGCGGCGCGCGCTCAACGCGGCCGTCGCCACATTCATCGCGGGCGCGGGTGTGCTCGCATTCGCCGGCGTAGCACAGGCGGCGCCCGCCGCCGTTGCGCCGGTGCCTGCCGGCGTCGGCGGAGACACCTGCCCCTCGCAGGTGCTCGACGTCGCCATCCTCATCGACACGACTGGATCGATGTCGGGTGCGATCAGCGCCGCGCAGCGCACCGCGATCGAAGCGGCCCAGAAGATTGTCGACGCGGGTGGGAAGGTCGCGCTCGTCGAGTACCGCGACCGCGGCGACGACCCGGAGGTGCGGACCGCCACCGACTTCACGAGCGATCCCGCGGTTTTCCAGGCGGCAACCAACACTCTGACGGCGAACGGTGGTGGTGACACGCCCGAGGCTTCGCTGCACGCCATTAACCGCGCGCTGAGTGATCTCAAGTGGAGCACCGGTTCCGCGCGGTCAATCATCCTGATCACCGACGCGCCGTACCACGACCCGGACGAGATCAACTCGGCAGAGACGACCGCCACGACGGTCGCCGCGCTCAAGGCAGCCAACACGCAGCTTTTCCCGATCCTTACGTACGCCGGGCTGCGCTCGGACTACGAGACGCTCGTCAACGGCGCTGGTGGCTCGATTACGACCCTCGAGGGTGCCGGAGCCTCCGTCGACGAGATCATCAAGCAGGTCATCGACGACGTCGTGTCCCGCCCCTGGGTTCGCTTCGTACCGGAAACCTTCTCGGCCGGGGCGGGTGAGTCGGTCGCATTGCCGACTGAGTCGGGTGCCGACTGCAAGCCGCTCGAGGTCGCCAGCTGGTCGTGGGAGTTCGTCGACGGGGGGCCCGAGACTACCGACACCGACACCGGCACCGCATCCGCGAACTACGCGACGCCTGGTACCTACACGGTCCGGGTGACGCTCACCACGGTTGACGGTCAGACGGCAACGACGACGACGACGGTGACCATCACGGCCCCCGTGACGCCGACGCCGACCAATACGCCCACGGAGACGCCGACCGAGACGCCGACGCCCACGGCGTCGACGTCGATCCCGCCGACCACGCCCGCCGCGGCTCCGAGCCCGAGTGCCACGAGCCCCGCGCTCGCGAACACGGGAGCCGACGGTGAGGGTGCCCTGATCGCAGCCGGCATCGCTGGTGCCGCCCTGATCGCCGGCGCCGTGCTCCTGCTCGCGCGACGCCGTTCCGCCTAG
- a CDS encoding aldehyde dehydrogenase family protein, with protein MGPHLDDHTDSALTKLARILTGTSHKTDPSKESCLRTHRGESVIGHAPVQTVDDLEVAVEAAKRAQPAWEALGHAERSRIMLEAAEALDRSAEALAQLVAHEQGKPLDGPGARFEAGGCAVWMRTAATTPLEPETVVDDDSGHAVLNYRAIGIVGAINPWNWPALIAMWQLAPSLRMGNAVVMKPASDTTLSVLAMAAIVNQVLPEGVFTVVAGGGEVGAAITKHPAFGKIMFTGSTPTGKSIARDASDNLARLTLELGGNDAGIVLPDADPKAIAEGLFWGAFINTGQTCAALKRLYVHDSIHDEVVAELVAFAKNVPMGPGYEAENLLGPLTNRGQWNIVNDLVEKAKADGATIALGGNPDADAPGYFYPATIVTDVTDESELVSEEQFGPALPVLRYTDLDDVIARANAVDVGLGGSVWSSDVASAREVAARVQSGTVWINQHGTLHPLVPFGGIKSSGYGLEFGVEGLKAVAVPQVISG; from the coding sequence ATCGGCCCGCACCTCGACGACCATACGGACAGCGCGCTCACGAAGCTCGCGCGGATACTTACTGGGACGTCCCATAAGACAGATCCTTCCAAGGAATCCTGTCTCCGGACACACCGGGGCGAGTCAGTCATCGGCCACGCGCCGGTCCAGACCGTCGACGATCTGGAGGTCGCGGTCGAGGCCGCGAAGCGCGCGCAGCCCGCCTGGGAGGCGCTCGGTCACGCGGAGCGTTCGCGGATCATGCTCGAGGCCGCGGAGGCCCTCGACCGATCCGCCGAGGCGCTCGCGCAGCTCGTCGCCCACGAGCAGGGAAAGCCGCTCGACGGCCCCGGGGCTCGTTTCGAGGCGGGTGGTTGCGCGGTGTGGATGCGGACCGCGGCGACGACGCCGCTCGAGCCGGAGACCGTCGTCGACGACGACTCGGGGCACGCGGTGCTCAACTACCGGGCGATCGGCATCGTCGGGGCCATCAACCCGTGGAACTGGCCCGCACTCATCGCGATGTGGCAGCTCGCGCCGTCGCTGCGGATGGGGAACGCCGTCGTCATGAAGCCCGCGAGTGACACGACCCTGAGCGTGCTCGCGATGGCGGCGATCGTGAACCAGGTGCTGCCGGAGGGCGTGTTCACCGTCGTCGCCGGTGGCGGGGAGGTGGGGGCCGCGATCACGAAGCACCCCGCCTTCGGCAAGATCATGTTCACGGGTTCGACGCCCACGGGGAAGTCGATCGCGCGCGACGCGTCCGACAACCTGGCCAGGCTCACGCTCGAGCTGGGCGGCAACGACGCCGGGATCGTCCTTCCGGACGCCGATCCGAAGGCGATCGCCGAGGGGCTGTTCTGGGGCGCGTTCATCAACACGGGACAGACGTGCGCGGCGCTCAAGCGACTGTACGTGCACGACTCGATCCACGACGAGGTCGTCGCCGAGCTCGTCGCGTTCGCGAAGAACGTGCCGATGGGCCCGGGCTACGAGGCGGAGAACCTGCTCGGGCCGCTCACGAACCGGGGTCAGTGGAACATCGTCAACGATCTCGTCGAGAAGGCGAAGGCCGACGGGGCGACGATCGCGCTCGGCGGGAACCCGGACGCGGACGCGCCGGGGTACTTCTACCCGGCGACGATCGTGACCGACGTCACCGACGAGTCCGAGCTCGTGTCCGAGGAGCAGTTCGGGCCGGCACTGCCCGTGTTGCGCTACACCGACCTCGACGACGTCATCGCACGCGCGAACGCCGTCGACGTCGGGCTCGGGGGATCGGTGTGGTCGAGCGATGTCGCGTCGGCGCGCGAGGTCGCCGCGCGAGTGCAGTCGGGAACCGTGTGGATCAATCAGCACGGCACGCTGCACCCGCTCGTCCCCTTCGGTGGCATCAAGTCGTCGGGCTACGGTCTCGAGTTCGGGGTGGAGGGCCTGAAGGCGGTCGCGGTACCGCAGGTCATCAGCGGCTGA
- a CDS encoding IS3 family transposase (programmed frameshift) encodes MGRPSKYPRELRERAVRMVVEVRADYPSEYQAMTAVAQMLGIGSPETIRTWIRREQVDAGDRPGVTTDAAVEIKRLKRENAELRRANEILKAASGFLRGRTRPATQAIVAFIDEHKDRTEGGLRWGVESICAVLTQHGVKIAPSTYYDARGRGPSSQAVSDERWKPIILAAWQAHRKVLGARKLWLRLRRDGHDIARCTLERLMRELGIAGVLRGKRKRPVDTDPRETRPADLVDRHFARFRTNQLWVADFTYVWTWSGWVYVAFVFDAHSRRIIGWRAATSMTTPLVLDCLDMALFTRRREGITGFEGLTHHTDAGSVYTSIAFTDRLVDEGIDPSVGSVGDAYDNSLAESQIGLYKSELIHHEGPWRDVDQVEAATASWVLWFNTERTHGSIDDLTPLEVEQLDYARNEPVERAG; translated from the exons ATGGGACGTCCCAGTAAGTATCCGCGCGAGCTTCGTGAGCGCGCTGTCCGTATGGTCGTCGAGGTGCGGGCCGATTATCCGAGCGAGTATCAGGCGATGACCGCGGTCGCGCAGATGCTCGGCATCGGGTCGCCGGAAACGATTCGCACCTGGATCCGTCGGGAGCAGGTCGACGCGGGAGACCGGCCCGGTGTGACGACTGACGCGGCGGTGGAGATCAAGCGCCTGAAGCGGGAGAACGCCGAGCTGCGGCGGGCGAACGAGATCTTGAAGGCGGCTTCAG GCTTTCTTCGCGGCCGAACTCGACCGGCCACACAAGCGATAGTCGCCTTCATCGACGAACACAAGGACCGCACCGAGGGCGGGCTCCGATGGGGTGTCGAGTCGATCTGCGCTGTGCTCACCCAGCACGGCGTGAAGATCGCCCCATCGACCTACTACGACGCCCGCGGGCGCGGACCGTCATCCCAGGCCGTTTCGGATGAGCGGTGGAAGCCGATCATCCTGGCGGCGTGGCAGGCGCACCGCAAGGTGCTCGGGGCCCGAAAGCTTTGGTTGCGGCTCCGCCGTGACGGTCACGACATCGCGCGCTGCACGCTCGAGCGCCTCATGCGTGAGCTTGGGATCGCCGGCGTGCTCCGCGGGAAGCGGAAGCGTCCCGTCGACACGGATCCGCGCGAGACCCGCCCCGCGGACCTCGTCGACCGACACTTCGCCCGGTTCCGCACGAACCAGCTCTGGGTCGCGGACTTCACATACGTGTGGACGTGGTCTGGATGGGTCTACGTCGCGTTCGTCTTCGACGCGCACTCCCGCCGCATCATCGGCTGGCGCGCCGCGACGAGCATGACCACACCGCTCGTGCTCGACTGCCTCGACATGGCTCTCTTCACCCGCCGCCGCGAAGGCATCACCGGGTTCGAGGGGCTCACGCATCACACCGACGCGGGCAGCGTCTACACGTCAATCGCCTTCACCGATCGGCTCGTCGACGAAGGCATCGACCCGTCCGTCGGATCCGTCGGCGACGCCTACGACAACTCTCTCGCGGAATCGCAGATCGGGCTCTACAAGTCCGAACTCATCCACCACGAAGGTCCCTGGCGTGACGTCGATCAGGTCGAGGCGGCGACCGCATCCTGGGTGCTCTGGTTCAACACCGAACGCACCCACGGCTCCATCGACGACCTCACACCCCTCGAGGTCGAGCAACTCGACTACGCTCGCAACGAACCGGTTGAAAGAGCCGGCTGA
- a CDS encoding M48 family metallopeptidase, which yields MTTDEPPGLFRFTSTWPPAWRQAIRHPGEIPWLIVAIVLWALNLVLVFVVTGLLFSDPRAFQSSIFGAVLLPLMSTMLQVAFLLPFAYLLIRGITYAQMRTSATRMSPTQFPEGYRMVVEAAEKFGLRRVPDAYVMMGNGQVNAFAAGHGHRRFVVVYSDLFELGGEARDPDVLRFVIGHEVGHLAAGHVGYFRLVVSSALAQVPLLGNILSRAQEYTADNYGYHYHAAGASGLPRLFGAGKYLNGAVQVDEFTDRALTERGFFVWVANLVATHPVATWRSLALRNRMIPGALFLMPKGTIVGQSVVPPGQIRSADWPTPTAMLRYLDANPSAHASFPTPVMQPLPPRAPLSPGWFQPGPALGGPGRGGPTPGPGGGVPGQGGPIGGGPTPGGYGGQGYGAAGQGPGGGVSGGVFDPNGRPSAGAGQTPQGYGARPDGEQPRAPQDGTGAGQGANGAGTSASPAPDAPWFGATRPNEDGGSAYGPSDRSASPTSHGTSSALGSYRSPSSGTSDERAAGGSSADGAGSSPEVTRRSLRAQESHAAGSGDADAAGTSTTASGEQGSWPTVPGAPSAYGSSGSFGWSAPKADGRPDRDGGSSN from the coding sequence ATGACGACGGACGAGCCGCCGGGCCTGTTCAGATTCACGTCGACCTGGCCGCCCGCATGGCGCCAGGCGATCCGCCACCCCGGCGAGATCCCGTGGCTCATCGTCGCGATCGTGCTGTGGGCCCTCAACCTCGTCCTCGTGTTCGTGGTCACGGGCCTCTTGTTCAGTGACCCGCGCGCCTTCCAGTCGTCGATCTTCGGCGCCGTTCTGCTGCCGCTCATGAGCACGATGCTGCAGGTCGCGTTCCTCCTGCCGTTCGCCTACCTCCTCATCCGAGGCATCACGTACGCGCAGATGCGCACGAGCGCCACGCGCATGTCGCCGACCCAGTTCCCCGAGGGGTACCGGATGGTCGTCGAGGCAGCGGAGAAGTTCGGACTGCGGCGCGTGCCCGACGCGTACGTCATGATGGGGAACGGTCAGGTGAACGCGTTCGCGGCCGGACACGGACACCGTCGCTTCGTCGTCGTCTACTCGGACCTGTTCGAACTCGGTGGTGAGGCCCGCGACCCGGACGTGCTGCGATTCGTCATCGGTCACGAGGTCGGTCACCTCGCCGCCGGTCACGTCGGCTACTTCCGACTCGTCGTGAGTTCCGCGCTCGCCCAGGTTCCGCTCCTCGGCAACATCCTGAGCCGTGCGCAGGAGTACACGGCCGACAACTACGGGTACCACTACCACGCCGCCGGTGCGTCCGGTCTGCCCCGCCTGTTCGGTGCGGGCAAGTACCTCAACGGTGCCGTGCAGGTCGACGAGTTCACCGACCGTGCCCTCACCGAGCGGGGCTTCTTCGTGTGGGTCGCGAACCTCGTCGCGACGCACCCCGTCGCCACGTGGCGTTCGCTCGCCCTGCGCAACCGGATGATCCCCGGCGCCCTCTTCCTCATGCCGAAGGGCACGATCGTCGGCCAGAGCGTCGTCCCGCCCGGGCAGATCCGGTCGGCGGACTGGCCGACGCCGACCGCGATGCTGCGCTACCTCGACGCGAATCCGTCGGCGCACGCGAGCTTCCCGACCCCCGTCATGCAGCCCCTGCCGCCGCGCGCCCCGCTCTCGCCGGGCTGGTTCCAGCCGGGGCCGGCGCTCGGTGGGCCCGGAAGGGGCGGCCCAACGCCCGGTCCCGGTGGCGGTGTGCCCGGGCAGGGCGGCCCGATCGGTGGCGGCCCGACCCCGGGCGGTTACGGCGGGCAGGGATACGGCGCCGCCGGGCAGGGCCCGGGCGGCGGCGTGTCCGGTGGGGTCTTCGACCCGAACGGGCGACCGTCCGCCGGGGCCGGTCAGACCCCGCAGGGCTACGGTGCGCGTCCCGACGGCGAACAGCCGCGCGCCCCGCAGGACGGAACGGGCGCCGGGCAGGGGGCGAACGGTGCCGGCACGTCGGCATCGCCCGCGCCCGACGCCCCCTGGTTCGGGGCGACGCGGCCGAACGAAGACGGCGGCAGCGCGTACGGTCCGAGCGACCGGTCGGCGTCGCCCACCTCCCACGGGACGTCCTCTGCGCTCGGATCGTACCGGTCGCCGAGCAGCGGGACGTCCGACGAACGCGCAGCGGGCGGTTCATCCGCCGACGGCGCGGGGTCCTCGCCCGAGGTGACTCGGCGGAGCCTCCGGGCACAGGAGTCGCACGCCGCGGGCAGCGGCGACGCGGACGCGGCGGGGACGTCGACGACGGCCTCGGGTGAGCAGGGCTCGTGGCCGACCGTGCCCGGTGCCCCGTCCGCATACGGTTCGAGTGGTTCGTTCGGCTGGTCGGCCCCGAAGGCCGACGGACGTCCGGATCGGGATGGCGGCTCGTCGAACTGA